From a single Phaenicophaeus curvirostris isolate KB17595 chromosome 23, BPBGC_Pcur_1.0, whole genome shotgun sequence genomic region:
- the SRSF4 gene encoding serine/arginine-rich splicing factor 4: protein MPRVYIGRLSYQARERDVERFFRGYGKILEVDLKNGYGFVEFDDLRDADDAVYELNGKDLCGERVIVEHARGPRRDSSYSSGRSGYGYRRSGRDKYGPPTRTEYRLIVENLSSRCSWQDLKDYMRQAGEVTYADAHKGRKNEGVIEFKSYSDMKRALEKLDGTEVNGRKIRLVEDRPGSRRRHSYSRSRSHSRSHSRSRHKSRSRSASSSRSKSRSRSRSVSRSRSKSRSRSKSRSRGQKEKSRTPSKEGKSRSHSRSAEKSRNKSKDKSEGSLHNSDKKTKSRSRSKEKSRSRSGSKDGGETREGMRSRSKEKSRSKDREKSISKARSRSKSRNESRSRSHSKDKRKGRKRSRDDSRSRSRSRSKSEKSKRRSKRDSKPSSKKKRKDSHEQSRSASKEKEHLQSESEKKEAKGEGEDAAACQVSRSRSRSISKSKPNIKSHSRSRSKSISKPRSKSRSRSASRSHSRSQSRSRSRS from the exons atgcCGCGCGTTTACATCGGGCGGCTCAGCTACCAGGCGCGGGAGCGGGACGTGGAGCGCTTCTTCCGCGGCTACGGCAAGATCCTCGAGGTCGACCTCAAGAACGG gTATGGCTTTGTTGAATTCGATGATCTACGAGATGCAGACGATGCTGTTTATGAGCTGAATGGTAAAGATCTTTGTGGGGAGAGAGTGATCGTGGAGCATGCCAGAGGCCCGCGGCGTGACAGCAGTTACAGTTCTGGACGCA GTGGATATGGTTATAGAAGAAGCGGAAGAGATAAGTACGGTCCTCCCACCCGTACAGAATACAGATTGATTGTGGAAAATTTGTCAAGCCGCTGCAGTTGGCAGGATCTGAAG GATTATATGCGTCAGGCAGGGGAGGTGACATATGCAGATGCacacaaaggaaggaaaaatgaaggtGTGATTGAGTTCAAATCCTATTCTGACATGAAAAGAGCCCTTGAGAAGCTGGACGGGACAGAAGTAAATGGCAGAAAGATTAGATTAGTGGAAGACAGACCTGGATCAAGACGGCGCCACTCTTATTCCAGAAGCCGAAGCCATTCGAG GTCTCACTCTCGAAGCAGACATAAGAGCAGGAGCCGCAGTGCCAGTAGCAGTCGCTCCAAGAGTAGATCAAGATCCAG GTCTGTGTCCCGTTCCAGAAGCAAGAGCCGTAGTCGAAGCAAGAGCCGTAGCAGAGgccaaaaagagaaaagcaggacTCCAAGTAAAGAGGGTAAAAGTAGGAGCCACAGCAGGAGTGCAGAGAAATCCCGAAACAAAAGTAAAGATAAATCTGAGGGCAGCCTCCATAACAGtgataagaaaacaaagagcagGAGCCGCAGCAAGGAAAAGAGTAGGAGCAGGAGTGGGAGTAAGGATGGGGGAGAGACGAGGGAGGGCATGAGGAGTAGGAGCAAGGAGAAGAGCAGAAGCAAAGACAGGGAGAAGAGCATTAGCAAGGCTAGAAGCAGGAGCAAGAGCAGGAatgagagcaggagcaggagccacAGTAAGGATAAAAGGAAAGGTAGGAAGAGAAGCAGGGATGACAGCAGAAGTAGAAGCAGGAGCCGCAGCAAGAGCGAGAAAAGCAAGAGGCGCAGCAAGCGAGACAGCAAACCAAGtagcaagaagaaaaggaaggacagCCATGAGCAGTCCAGGTCAGCCTCCAAAGAAAAGGAGCACCTGCAATCGGAGTCTGAGAAAAAGGAGGCAAAAGGTGAGGGTGAGGATGCAGCTGCATGCCAGGTGTCTCGCTCCAGGTCTAGGTCGATTtccaaatcaaaaccaaatatcAAATCACATTCTCGTTCCAGGTCTAAATCCATTTCAAAGCCTAGGTCCAAGTCTAGATCTAGGTCTGCATCTAGGTCACACTCTCGATCACAGTCGAGGTCTCGCTCCAGATCCTAA
- the MECR gene encoding enoyl-[acyl-carrier-protein] reductase, mitochondrial yields the protein MQRAAARALGGSRLLPVRARSAPARPPRGLLYERHGEPCGVLQLKDLEVAKLGDSDVHVKMLAAPINPADINMIQGTYAILSPLPTVGGNEGVGEVLEVGKHVAALKPGDWVIPAVTGLGTWRTQGVFPEETLLKVPSDIPVLCAATLSVNPCTAYRMLADFETLGPGDSIIQNAANSGVGQAVIQIAKASGIKTINVVRDRPDLPKLVERLLALGADHVITEEMLRKPEMKDIFKSIPKPRLALNCVGGKSTTEMLRHLQPKGTMVTYGGMAKQPVMVPVSAFIFRDVRLRGFWMTQWKKEHAQDQESLTSMMDALCQLIRRGLLTAPACTEVPLQDYKAALEAAMKPFTSSKQILLL from the exons ATGCagcgggcggcggcgcgggcgcTCGGCGGGTCGCGGTTGCTCCCGGTGCGGGCGCGCTCGGCCCCGGCGCGGCCCCCGCGGGGGCTGCTCTACGAGCGGCACGGGGAGCCCTGCGGCGTCCTGCA ACTAAAGGACCTCGAGGTGGCCAAGCTGGGGGACTCTGATGTCCATGTCAAGATGTTGGCAGCCCCCATCAATCCTGCTGACATCAATATGATCCAAG GGACCTACGCCATCCTCTCCCCACTGCCGACCGTGGGAGGGAACGAAGGTGTTGGGGAAGTGCTGGAGGTCGGGAAGCACGTAGCGGCTCTGAAACCCGGGGACTGGGTCATCCCAGCGGTCACTGGACTTG GGACGTGGCGGACACAGGGGGTGTTCCCCGAGGAGACCCTGCTGAAGGTGCCCAGTGACATCCCAGTGCTGTGTGCTGCCACCCTGAGCGTCAACCCCTGCACGGCGTACCGCATGCTGGCTGACTTTGAGACCCTGGGGCCAG GTGACTCCATCATCCAGAATGCTGCCAACAGTGGTGTGGGCCAGGCTGTTATCCAGATCGCCAAAGCCTCTGGAATTAAGACCATCAATGTGGTGAGGGACAG ACCTGATCTCCCAAAGCTGGTGGAGAGGCTGCTGGCGCTTGGCGCAGATCACGTCATCACAGAGGAGATGCTGAGGAAACCGGAGATGAAAGACATATTTAAG AGCATCCCGAAGCCCCGGCTCGCCCTGAACTGTGTTGGAGGCAAGAGCACTACGGAGATGCTGCGGCACCTGCA GCCCAAAGGGACCATGGTCACCTACGGGGGGATGGCAAAGCAGCCCGTGATGGTGCCTGTG AGCGCCTTCATCTTCCGAGACGTGCGACTCCGTGGCTTCTGGATGACCCAGTGGAAGAAGGAGCATGCGCAGG ACCAGGAGAGCCTGACCAGCATGATGGACGCCTTGTGCCAGCTCATCCGGAGGGGGCTGCTCACGGCGCCGGCCTGCACGGAGGTCCCGCTCCAGGACTACAAGGCAGCGCTGGAAGCTGCCATGAAGCCCTTCACGTCCTCCAAGCAGATCCTGCTCCTCTGA